Proteins from a genomic interval of Psychrobacter fulvigenes:
- a CDS encoding C13 family peptidase, which produces MPLSSLKTISLQRFSLNFAANIIAALWMLVGSTRAFSWVKPTFMQFAAFALLALGSNVLFSWLAAEQGSVFNEQGLVSYLIWPAIISLGGIILARRSGNQMLLFVPVVLWLVADTLSALLQSLVQFLGSQGWLPDWSYSFLPILFLVLFLWQTLALLWIFARRQRTPWWERIIVLVGAVALLTIWQRNVADQPIFKQIPVQPVLQEAALYKQPQLLQQALAGIDPSTPGKSDWYFMGVAGFSDLDVFRSEINKVRELFDVRFGTSGYSLALINNTYSWLDEPVATKTSILQGLKRIGQQMNADEDVLFMTLSSHGDQDFIHLSNPPLEMDNLDATWLRGALDASGIRWRVIVVSACYSGSFIDELTSPTTVVITASAADKMSFGCTNTAEMTYFGQAFFAESLRESNSFSAAFKEASLRVSERESFMGFEPSEPQMIVGSLMKTALPAFEQVLFDKARSPIANVTDGTGNTDDGAIDILYEDATNTSLPMTTTTTN; this is translated from the coding sequence TTGCCACTTTCGTCGCTAAAAACCATTTCTCTTCAGCGTTTTTCATTGAATTTCGCTGCCAATATTATTGCCGCTTTATGGATGCTGGTAGGGTCAACCCGCGCGTTTTCTTGGGTGAAGCCAACCTTTATGCAGTTTGCAGCGTTTGCACTATTGGCACTTGGCAGTAATGTGCTTTTTTCGTGGTTGGCTGCTGAGCAAGGAAGTGTTTTCAACGAGCAGGGTTTGGTCAGCTACCTAATTTGGCCAGCGATTATCTCCTTGGGCGGTATCATTCTTGCGCGGCGCTCAGGCAACCAAATGCTATTGTTTGTACCAGTAGTACTATGGCTGGTGGCTGATACACTATCTGCGCTGCTGCAAAGCTTGGTGCAGTTTTTGGGTAGTCAAGGGTGGCTGCCAGACTGGAGCTATTCATTTTTGCCAATTTTGTTTTTAGTGCTGTTTTTATGGCAAACGTTGGCGCTGCTATGGATTTTTGCCCGCAGGCAACGTACGCCTTGGTGGGAGCGTATCATCGTACTGGTAGGAGCGGTGGCACTATTGACCATCTGGCAGCGTAACGTCGCCGACCAGCCTATCTTTAAGCAAATCCCTGTACAGCCTGTGTTACAAGAAGCAGCGCTTTATAAGCAGCCACAGCTATTGCAGCAAGCACTAGCGGGTATCGATCCGAGTACACCAGGCAAGAGTGATTGGTATTTTATGGGGGTTGCGGGATTTTCTGATCTAGATGTCTTCCGCTCTGAGATTAATAAAGTGCGCGAGCTGTTTGATGTGCGTTTTGGCACTAGTGGCTACTCATTGGCACTGATTAATAATACTTATAGCTGGCTAGACGAACCAGTCGCCACGAAGACCAGTATTTTGCAAGGGCTAAAAAGAATTGGTCAGCAAATGAATGCCGATGAAGATGTGCTCTTTATGACGCTGTCTTCACATGGTGATCAAGACTTTATTCATTTATCTAATCCACCCCTTGAGATGGACAATCTGGATGCCACCTGGCTGCGTGGGGCGCTGGATGCATCAGGCATTCGTTGGCGGGTGATTGTGGTGTCTGCTTGCTATTCTGGCTCATTTATCGATGAATTGACGTCACCGACTACTGTGGTTATCACGGCTTCAGCAGCGGATAAGATGTCGTTTGGCTGTACCAATACCGCGGAGATGACCTATTTCGGTCAAGCATTCTTTGCTGAGAGTCTGCGTGAAAGCAATAGCTTTTCTGCTGCTTTTAAAGAAGCGAGTCTACGTGTCAGTGAACGTGAGAGCTTTATGGGTTTTGAGCCATCAGAGCCACAAATGATCGTTGGTAGTCTGATGAAGACAGCATTGCCTGCATTTGAGCAAGTACTGTTTGATAAAGCGCGTTCACCAATCGCCAATGTTACTGACGGTACTGGCAATACTGACGATGGCGCTATTGACATATTGTATGAAGATGCTACTAATACTAGTCTGCCTATGACTACAACGACTACTAATTAG
- the fghA gene encoding S-formylglutathione hydrolase, translated as MNNAYNKSLSANTQLTQISVNRCFNGEQHYYSHESTATKTPMTFSIYLPDEALLGQRCPAVLYLSGLTCNADNVTHKAHFQQRCSELGMIFIAPDTSPRSSEDTDVPNDERYFVGQGASYYVDATRAPWAENFNMQSYIVDELYDLVRSEFAISSIGVTGHSMGGHGALLLGFKFPSKFVSVSALSPVCAASESAWGEAAYTEYFGDDKALWAQADASHTIKTVGRQYSSILVDQGAADNFLAEGQLQTAKLQQACEEAKQPLTLRYQAGHDHSYYFIQTVINDHIEHHWRMAQLS; from the coding sequence ATGAATAATGCTTACAATAAAAGTTTATCTGCCAATACCCAGCTTACCCAAATCAGTGTGAATCGCTGCTTTAATGGTGAGCAGCATTACTATAGTCACGAATCGACGGCTACTAAGACACCGATGACGTTTAGTATTTACCTGCCAGATGAGGCGCTGTTAGGACAACGCTGTCCTGCAGTTTTGTATTTGTCAGGTCTGACTTGTAACGCAGATAACGTCACTCACAAAGCGCACTTTCAACAAAGATGTAGCGAGCTTGGCATGATATTTATCGCACCTGATACTTCTCCTCGCAGTAGTGAAGACACCGATGTGCCGAACGATGAGCGTTATTTTGTCGGTCAGGGTGCAAGCTATTATGTGGATGCGACGCGTGCGCCATGGGCAGAGAACTTCAATATGCAAAGCTACATCGTTGATGAGCTTTATGACCTAGTACGCTCTGAGTTTGCGATTAGCAGTATCGGTGTGACAGGACACTCCATGGGTGGTCATGGAGCATTGTTATTAGGTTTCAAATTCCCAAGTAAGTTTGTCAGTGTCTCAGCATTATCGCCTGTCTGTGCAGCCAGCGAGTCTGCTTGGGGTGAGGCGGCCTATACAGAGTACTTCGGTGACGATAAGGCGCTATGGGCGCAGGCTGATGCATCACATACTATCAAAACCGTTGGCCGTCAGTACTCGAGTATCTTAGTAGATCAGGGCGCTGCTGATAACTTTTTGGCAGAAGGACAGCTGCAAACGGCTAAGCTACAACAGGCTTGTGAAGAAGCCAAGCAGCCGTTAACACTCCGCTATCAGGCAGGCCACGACCACAGCTATTACTTTATCCAGACAGTCATCAATGATCATATTGAGCATCACTGGCGCATGGCGCAGCTGAGCTAA
- a CDS encoding TIGR03643 family protein produces MGSVKSRNETGGKVLDEAQVSRVIEMAWEDRTPFAAIEHSYGLNEAAVIRLMRHELKPSSFRSWRQRVTNRATKHQAKRSFAVGRAYCKTQYKQR; encoded by the coding sequence ATAGGCTCTGTCAAATCACGCAATGAGACAGGCGGTAAAGTGCTTGATGAGGCGCAAGTCTCACGAGTGATAGAGATGGCCTGGGAAGACAGAACGCCATTTGCAGCGATAGAGCATAGCTATGGACTCAATGAAGCCGCTGTCATTAGACTGATGCGCCATGAGTTAAAACCTTCGTCCTTTCGCTCATGGCGTCAGCGTGTGACCAATCGTGCGACTAAGCACCAAGCAAAACGTTCATTTGCCGTCGGTCGTGCTTACTGTAAGACTCAATATAAACAGCGCTAG